The genomic interval GATGACGAGGAAGACAAAGAGGTTGTCCATGCTCAGCGCCTTCTCGACCAGATACCCGGTCAGGAACTTCGTGGCGGGTTCCTGCCCCAGCTCGACATACACCCCCGCGGCGAAAGCCAGTGACACCACGATCCAGACGATGCTCCATATCACCGCTTCGCGGAGCTGCACCTGATGGGCCTGCCGGTGGAAAATTTTCAGATCGATGGCCAGCATGACCAGCACGATCACGATGAAAGAAATCCACATGAAGAGAGAAACAGGCATGCAACTCCGAATTGTGTGAGCCGCCCGAAGGCGGATCGTGCAAGATGCGCACAAAGTCGCGGACGGCAAAATCCGCGGCACCGTTTGGCATTCTCGGCCGCTCTGCCAACATTGAGCAACATCTCACACGCAGCGGCTGCGTGCACAAAAACATCACGCCACCTTCCTCAGCACGGAACCATATCATGCTTCGAATCCCGTCCTGGCACTCCGATCTGTTGCGCGCGCTGTTCGGCGCCGATACACTCGAGGGGCGCCGCCTGCGCGCGCTCGCCGAACCGATCACACGCCTGTCGTCGATGTTCAATCGCCTCGACGACGAGGCGCCCGGCGCGGCGCGCCCGTATCTGAACGACGACACAGCGCTGCGCGCCTACGCCGTGTATTTCGGCACGGCGAACATGTTGAAACTGCACAGGGCGCTGCGCGAAATCGCACGTATGGACGCGGCGCCGCGACGCGACGTCCTGCGTGTGCTGGATTTGGGTGCGGGCACGGGCACGGGCCTCTGGGGACTCGCCGCCTGGCTGCGCCCCGACCGTTCCGAACCGCGTCCCGTGCCTCTCGACATCACGCTTGTCGACGTCTCGCGCGCCGCGCTCACGCTCGCCGACGAGAGCGCGCGCTGGCTGTCCGCAAATGTTTTCGACGGTGCGCTCCACGCATCCACACGTCTCTGCGACATCGACCGCTATACCGACGCGGGCTCCTACGATCTCATCATCGTCGCAAACACGCTCAACGAATTGTCCGATCCGGGCGACCGGCTGCTCGAAATCTGTACGGAGCGCCTCGCGCCCGGAGGCAGTGTGCTGCTGCTCGAACCAGCGCTTCGCACCGCCTCGCGCGCGCTTCTGCATCTGCGTACGCGTGCCGCGGCGGACGGGTGGACCATCGCCGCGCCGTGTTTCAGACAGGGAGTCTGCCCCGCCCTCGACGCCGAAAAGGACTGGTGTCATGCGGACGACGGCTGGGAACGTCCGGCCTGGATCGAGGAACTCGATCGCGCGACGGGTACGGTGAAACTCTCGCTCAAGTACTCGTACCTCGTGCTCAACCGCAGCGGCGCAACACTCGGCGGCGCGCTGGGCGTCACCGATCCGCAGCGTGTTGTGAGCCACGCGGCGCGCGAGAAGGGCAGAACCCGCGCCTATCTCTGCGGCGAGGCAGGCCGATTTCCCTGTATGCAAAACACGCGCGATGTCACCGAGGCCAACCGCGCGTTTGCACGCGCCGAGCGATACGACATTCTCGAGCTTTCACAGCTCGAACGGCGGACGCACGACTGCCTCGTGCCGCGGGATTCGATTGTCACACGGCACGAGGCCTGATCCGGGACTCAGACGTATTTCTTGAGTTTCGGCCAGAGTTCCTTGAGCGGCACACGCGGCCTGCGGCAGATGTAGATGGGAAGGTCGTTTTCGAAACCCATCGCGAAGCCGCCCCAGTGTATGATCCAGGTGTTCTGCACGTCCTCGAACATCTCGTGCAATTCCTCCTCGGAGGTGCCGATCATGATCATCACCTCGCCGCTCGTGGCGCCCGGCCCCCAGTGGAAATACGAATTGTGTGTCGCGAGTGTCGGCGGGAGACTGTACTCCTCGCGATAATACTCGAGTGCGCCGGCCTCGCCGTAATTGCTTGCGCCTATGGCGGCGACGGCACGCTCCTCGGGCGTGAGAAGCGCGCAGGCGTTCGCAATATTCGCCGCCATGTCGCGCCAGCCGAATCGATCCGCAAGATGTTGCGGCAGGGGTGCGCGCTGGCCCTTCTCGAATTGTCGGTTCATACCCGCGAGCCCCATGACGCGGGATTGTGTGACGGGAGGGAAGAGCGGCAGAACAAGCGGGAGCATGACAATTCCCGCGAGGGTGATCGCCGCGATGGCCCCAGTGCGCGCGAGAGCTGCGCGTTGAGCGAGTCGGGCGCCGAGTGCAGCGCCGCCTGCCGCGGCGCACAACACGTAGATTCCCGCGATGCGGTCGGGACGGCTTGATTGGGTCGCGAGAAAAATCAGGTAGGTGGCGATCACGGTCCACCCGAGGAAGCGCCACCTTCCGCTGTCATGGATAAACAGCCACCACACTCCGGCGATCCAGACGGGAAGAAAGAAGATATTGCCCACCATGGACTGAAGAAAAACCATTTCGAGAGGCGAGGTCGGGATGTTCTTGTACTTGGTCGCGTTGGCATAGAATTCGAGCGAGGGAAAGCCGTACGCCCATTGCCAGAGGATGTTCGGCAGAACGATGCAGCATGTGATGGCGGCGGCGATCCACGGCCCCTTCGTGCCGAGCACCCGGCGTTGCCCGGTGAGCAGGAGCGCGGGAAGCAAGGCTGCGGGAAGCAGTATCATCGTGTGTTTATTCATAAGCCCGATGCCCAGAAGCAGGCCCAGCCACATCCAGTCCCGTGGCCGTTGCCGATCGAGAGCACGGAACAGGCATAACAACGTGATGCCCCAGAGCAGCGGTTCGAAAGCGTTCATCGAATAAAAACTTGCGAGCGCGTGCAAGATGGGAACACCCGCGGCGAAGAGGGCGGCGAGCACCATGCCGGTCCTTTGCGCGCCCATCGCGCGCGCGAGCATTCCCGCCACAGCAGTCGTTGCGCCGGCCGCCAGCGCGGGCAGCAGCCGCACGGCGGCGACGGAATCACCAAGCATCGCGCGAACACCCGCAAGCATCCATACCGAAAGCGGAGGATGATCGACGTACCCCGCATCGAGGCGCGCCGCGCAGGCCAGATAATAGAATTCGTCGCGGAACATTTCATACCACGGCGAGAACGACAGGGCCACATGTGCCGTCGCCACCGCCGCTGCGATGATAAAAATGGAGCGGGGCAGGGGATCTCTGGGCGGGAACGGTTTCATATATCGATTCCGTGCTGGGGGTAATCCTCTAATATCGAAAAAAGAGCGGGATTGTTGCAGAGTCCGTCGCGCAGCGTGCCGCTCCCCGCTATATTGCGACGTGGAAAAAAGTTCGGACATATACCGCGCACTTGCACACTCGTACGCAGCTTGTACACAGGTCGCGCGCAGCCACTACGAGAATTTTCCCGTGGCGTCGGTGCTGCTCCCGCGACGCCTGCGTCCGCATGTTGCGGCCGTCTATGCCTTCGCCCGTGCGGCGGACGATTTCGCCGATGAAGGCGATGTTGATACGGCTGCGCGGCTTGCGGCGCTTAACCGCTGGGAAGATTATCTCGACTCGGACACGGGCGGCCTGCCCTACGCCGCACAACGCGATGAAATAGACCGGCTTGCATCCGACATTTTCCCCGCGTTGCACCACACGATCCGGTGCTTCGATATCGACGGCGCGCTGTTCCGCGATCTCCTCGATGCGTTCAGGCAGGACTGCACCACAACACGCTACGAGAGTTTCCCGTTGTTGCTCGATTACTGCCGCCGGTCAGCGAATCCTGTCGGCCGTATCATGCTGGCGCTGTTCGGTGTGTCGGATCCCGCTGCCTGTGCGGCATCCGATGCGTTGTGCACCGGTCTGCAACTCGCCAATTTCTGGCAGGACGTCTCGATCGATGCGGCACGCGGACGCATCTACATTCCGCTCGAGGATCTGCGCGCGGCCGGACTCTCGGCCGAGCATTGCCTGCCCGGCGCGGCCAAGCCGCCCGCGCTGCGCGACGTGCTGCGCCGCCAGGTGGAACGCACACGGCTGTTCTTCGACAGCGCACTGCCACTCTTTTCGCATCTGCGCGGACTGCCCGCTCTCGAGATCCGCGCCGTCTGGCTCGGGGGCTCCCGCATACTTGACAAAATTGCCCGCGGAGACTATACTGCATTTGAGAATCGACCCACACTCACAAAAGCAGAATACGTGTCTATACTTTTCCGCGCAGCGCTACGTCTTATTCCACACAGGTGACCCGTGCACGACAGGGATGTCGCGGACATCATTACGCGCCAGAGCAAAACGAATTTTATGATATCGTTTTCTCTGCTGCCCGAGCCGAAACGCGAGGCGATCAACACCGTGTACGCCTTCTGCCGCTGCACCGACGACATCGTCGACGAGGGCAACGACGAGCAGGCCAAACACGACAAGCTTGCGCGATGGACGTACGAACTCGAAATGGGTTTCCGCAATGAAAGCGTCTATCCTCTGCTCAACAAACTGAATGTCATTGCCGGACGTTTTAATATCCCCGCCGCGCATTTTTTTGAACTCATACGCGGCATGCGCATGGACCTCGAACAGAAGCGCTACGACACTTTCGAGGATCTCGAGCAATACTGCTATCGCGTCGCGTCGACAGTCGGGCTCATGTGCAGCGAAATTTTCGGATATAAAAACAAGCGCACGCTGCAGTACGCGATCGACCTCGGCATCGCCCTGCAATTGACCAACATCGTGCGCGACGTACGCAGCGACGCCTTGCGCGACCGCATCTACATTCCGCTGGAGGACTTCGAACGCTTCGGGTACACGGAGGACGAGCTGTTTGCGTCGGTCTACAACGAGAACTTCGTCAAGCTCATGCACTACGAGGCCGAGCGCGCAAGGCGGTATTACGAAAAGGCGCGCGCCTCGCTGGCGGAAGAGGACCACCGCGCATTTTTTTCGGCGCGCATCATGGATCGCATCTACTACCGCATCCTCGACAAGATCGAGCAACGCTCGTACGCGGTGTTCGAGGAGAAGATTTCCATCTCCTCTCTCTCCAAACTTGTGATCGCGATGCGCGAGTATTTCAGCAGGCCCGCACTCGGGACCATCGCCGGCGCATGATCGACGTTGCCGTCATCGGCGGCGGACTTTCCGGCCTTGCGGCCGCGGTCTCACTGTCCGGTCGCGGATTTACGGCGGCGCTTGTCGAGGGAAGGCCCTATCTCGGCGGTCGCGCGCGTTCCTTTACGGATGCCGCCTCCGGCGCGGTGCTCGACAACGGCCAGCATCTCATGATGGGCTGTTATACGTCGACGTTGCAATTCCTGGAACTGATCGGTTCATCCGGCACACTGCGGCGAGTCGACCGCATGAGTATTCCGTTCCGCGACACACGCGGGGGAAGGGCTGTTTTACGGACGGGATCACTGCCGCATCCCTTCGGTATGGCACAGGCCTTTCTCGGGTACAACTTCCTCGGCGTGCGCGACAAGGCTGGTGTGTTGCGGGTGGCTGCCGTCTTGCGCAACACCGATCCCGCGCGTCTCGACGGTATCACCGCCGCCAAGTGGCTGCTGGACCTGGGACAGGGTGCACACGCCATGTCGGCGTTCTGGGAACCCGTGATACTTGCGACGTTGAACGCGCGGCCCGCGCACTCCTCGGCCGCCCTGCTCACGAGAGTACTGCGCGAGGTGTTTCTTAGTGCCGCCGAAGCGTCGGCATTGCTGTTCTGCACAGGCGGCCTTTCCGGCACGTTCGCTGATCCCGCAGCCGCATTCCTCGAAGCGCACGCAACGCGCGTATTCACTCACACGCGCGTCGAAATGCTGCGTCGTGATGCCTCGGGATGGACTCTGATCTTCGCGGACGGACGGCAGATGGAGTCCAAATCCATTGTACTCGCCATGCCTCCGTGGGATACGCGTGCCCTTCTGGAGCGCTCCGCGCTCGGCTCGGCGGCCGCAACCTTGTGTCCGGCGTTTGTGCCCTCGCCGATCGTCTCGGTGTACATTTGGTCCCGCGAACGCCTCAGCACCGAACCGATCATGGGGCTGCTCGACACGGTGGTGCAATGGGTGTTCGACAAGGGACGCGCGCCCGATGGCCACTGGCTGTCGACCTGTACTGTTTCGGCCGCCGACACGCTCTGTGACGACGACAATGCGCAGTGGGAGAGCCGCGTACGCCGCGACATTGCCGCGGTGTTCGGTCAGACAGCCGCGCGTGCCGTTCATCGAATGCTCGTCATTCGCGAGCGCGCCGCGACGTTCCGGCCATCGCCCGGACTTGAAACACTGCGGCCTGCCGCTCTCACCGAGGAAGCCGGTCTCTTTCTCGCGGGAGACTGGATAGGCACCGGCCTGCCGGCAACCATCGAAAGCGCCGTGCGTGGCGGCTTTTTTGCGGCCGACGCAGTGGCGGCGCATGTTGCCGGTACACGGGGCGGTGTGTAACCGCGACGGCGCTGCGGAACAACTTGCAGCCACCCGTGTGTTGAGCTTCTGAAGACGTTGACTCAAAAGAAAGCAGACGGTGATGAACAATCGTGTTGTGGTCGGAATGTCGGGTGGCGTGGATTCGTCGGTGGCCGCGGCATTGCTTGTGGAGCAGGGCTATGAGGTTATAGGCGTCACCCTCAAGACACATGCATTCGAGGATGTGGGCGGCAACACGGCGAACGAGTCGAGCTGTTGTTCGCTCGACGGGATAAACGATGCCCGCCGTGTGTGCGCACGTCTCGGCATCCCGCACTATGTGTTCGATTTTTCCGCCGCGTTTATGGAGCAGGTCATCAATCCCTTTGTGGATGCCTATCTCGCGGGAACGACGCCCAATCCCTGCGTGCTCTGCAATCGTGGAATCAAATGGGAGCAACTGATCCGAAAATCGCTGGGACTGGGCGCGGACCGCGTGGCCATGGGGCACTACGCACGTGTCGGATCCGACGCCGATGGGGGACGCCACTGGATCACACGCGGAATCGACGCGTCGAAGGATCAGTCGTACGCGTTATGGGCGCTGTCGCAGGACAGTCTCGCGCGAACGCTTTTCCCCCTCGGCGGTCTCACCAAGGACGAGGCGCGCTTGCATGCACAGCGTTTCGGACTGCACACGGCGCGGAAAGGCGAGAGTTACGAGATCTGTTTTGTGTCCGACAATAACTACGCGCGATTTCTGAAGGAGCGCGTGGACGGGCTCCAGGGGAAGGTCCGGGACGGTGATGTGGTGTTTGACGGGCGCGTGATCGGGAAACACGACGGATATCCGTTTTATACGATAGGCCAGCGGCGGGGTTTGAATGTGGCAGTCGGCGAGCCTGTGTATGTGACGGGCATCGATCCGCAGTCGAACCGCGTCACTGTGGGCCGTGATGCGGATCTGTACACGGATACGTTCACCGCGCGTGATGTTGTCATGCAGAAGCGGTCGTTCCCCGATGCACCGCTGCGCGCCCGTGTGAAGATCCGGTACAAGGACGAGGGAGCGTCCGCGACACTGCATCCGCACGCAGACGGCACGCTGCGTATCGTGTTCGACGCCCCGCGTCGCGCCATTACACCCGGACAGTCGGCCGTTTTCTACGACGGCGACGACGTGCTCGGCGGCGGCGTCATCTGTTGACGAAATTTCGGATGTCCGCGGAAATGCGTGTTCCCACGCGTTGATTGTGGCCCGCAATGTGAGTAACGTTACGAATACTCACTGTATCCTTCTACTGAAATTCGAGGTGCACATGGTACGTGTCATGATGGTCCTCATTGTTGCATGTATGCTTGGTTCCGTGGTGTCGCAGGCACAGGAATCGGATATTCGTGTCGGTTTTGGTGTAAGTATGTCGCAGTCTGTCCTAGTGTATGCCATCGACCAGGAGCATGCGTACACGCCGTGGTCTTTCGCGACAGTCTGCGTCCCTGTGTTCCTGACAAAAAATTTCCGCATCGAACCGGAGGTGGGGTACCTGTCCGGCTCGCACGAGCGCATATATTTCGATAAAACGACAAGCACCGCGTCATTCACACAGATGCGTCTCGGCGCCGGCGTGCACTACTTCATCGACAGAGTCGGCGGAGCGGAAAACGTCTCCCTGTATCTCGGGCCGGAATTTGCTCTTGCGCCCACGTCTACAAAAAGCAAACCCTCCTCGCCGGGCTCCAAGGAGAGCACCACATCCCAATCGAACACGCTGCTCGGTTTCGTGCTGGGCGGTGAATACTCCTTTGCGAAACGGTTCAGTGTCGGGACCGCCGTACACTGGAGCTATATCATCATCGGAGAGGAGGACCCGCTTTCCAGCACGTATTCCGAGGTGTCCGAATCGTATCTGAATATCTCCACCTCGATCCGGTTCCGTTTCTACTTCAATTGACGGTGTTTTGCAGGAGCGGACAATGTCGTAGTTTGTGTTTCGATTCTTCCGCGCATCGGATACTGCACCCCATACATCATCGGAGCATTGCATGAAAGACATCCTCGCGTTTTTTGCGGCGAACCGCGACGCGTTTCTTGCGGACCTCGTTACCTTCCTTTCCATTCCGAGCATCAGCACGAGCGACGAGCGCAAACCCGACATCGCCCGCGCCGCGGCGTTTGTCGAAGCACAGCTCAAAAACATCGGCATGCAGAACGTGACAGTGCATCCCACGAAGGGCCATCCGGTCGTGACCGGCGAGTGGCTCGGCGCGAAGGGCGCACCGACGGTTCTTATTTACGGGCACTACGATGTGCAGCCCGCGGAGCCGTTGGAGCTGTGGAATTCGCCGCCCTTTGAGCCGGTAATGCGCGATGGAAAAATCTTTGCGCGCGGATCAGCCGACGACAAGGGGCAGGTGTTCATCCACTTCAAAGCCGTCGAAGCGTTCATGAAGACGCATGGCGCGCTTCCCGTCAACGTGAAGTTCATCGTCGAGGGCGAGGAGGAAATCGGGAGCACGAACCTGGCGGACTTCGTCAAGAAGAACAAGAAGATGCTCGCCTGCGATGTTATTCTGATCTCCGATACTCACATGATGGGTGTCAAGGAGCCGAGCATCACCTACGGTCTGCGCGGTCTCACCTATCTCGAGATGACCGTCACCTCGGCGAAGGGCGACATGCACAGCGGCACCTTCGGTGGCGGCGTCGCGAATCCCATCCAGGTGCTGTCGGAAATCCTCGTCGCATGCAAGGATCCGAAGTCCGGCAAGATCAAGATACCCGGTTTCTACGAGGACGTTGTGCCTCTGACCAAGAAGGAGCGTGCGGCGCTTGCAAAACTTCCACACGACGACAAAAAGTGGGCGAAGTCGATCGGCGCCACCATGCCGCACGGCGAACAGGGGTACACCACTGTCGAGCGCACGGGCTCGCGTCCGACCTTCGAAGTGAACGGCATCTGGGGCGGTCACACGGGACCGGGCGTGAAGACGGTGCTCCCCGCGCAAGCGCATGCAAAGGTATCGATGCGGCTCGTCGCGAATCAGGATCCGCTGAAAATCGCGAAGCTCTTCACCGCCTACGTCAAGAGTGTTGCACCGCCCACGGTGAAACTCGATGTGAAGCTGTACGACAACAACGGACATCCCGCGTTGACGCCCATCGAATCGGTCGGCATGCAGGCGGCGTCGGCTGCGATCAAGGCCGTGTACAAGAAGGAGCCCTTCTTCACGCGTGAAGGCGGATCAATTCCTGTTGTTGCGGACTTCCAGCACATACTCGGCGTCGAAGCAGTGCTTCTGGGTTTCGGCCTCCCCGACGACAACCTGCACGCTCCGAACGAGAAGTTCGATCTGGTGCAGTTTGACAAGGGTCTCGCGACGGCAGCGCATTTCCTCTCAGCGTTCGCCGAGCTGAAGAAGTAACACCGCGTACGATTCAACTGGTATTCACGCCCGCGGGGAGTCGTTCTCCGCGGGCGTTCTGTATACAGGTGTTATTTCGACGTAGAGCCGCTTCCATCCACACGGCTACAGAGGTACACTACGTGTGTGTCGCCTATGCGGGTGCAGATCAGCACGCCGGCGCTGTGGCCGCGGAAACGGAAGCTGGCGCGGATCTGTTCGGGCAGGAGGCGGAAGCTGCGCTTTTTGATTTCTGTATGCGGACCGAAGTCGTGCGCATCGATCGCGTCCTGCACGCGGCGGCGCTGATAGGGCACAACCTCGAGTACCTCGAAGGCAGTGTGCCAGCGCGAGGCGCGAGGCAGCGTTGCGGAAATGCCGTACGCGATCCGTGGATCAACGGGGACGGATTTGTGCTCACGGAAATACTCCGCTACAGCCCCCGTGCGTATCACCGCTGCATGCGGTTCGATGAGATACTTGGGGCGCGTCGGACCAGGGACGGATGCAGCTTCATGTGAAGGAGACCACCGTTCACCAGTGACGGCATCCGCTGCCGAGACGTCCGGCACGTCGAAGCCGCGCAGCAGCAGTTGTTCCTTGCACTCGTCGCCGACAGCGAGAAAGCATTTTTTCCAGAAGGTGTCGCGGATATCCGCAGCGGGCGCGATCTTGACAACTGCCGTGATTTTTGTCGCGGCCGCGCGGCAGAAGGAGAGAGGAGGCGACATGCGTTCGGGATCGATGAGACGCGTGCCGTCGCTGCGCCGCGACGGATCGGCAAAGAGGGCTTCGTGCGGAGCGAAGGGACGCGTAGCCGCATCGTCTTCCGCGCGCGCTTTGATAACGGACACGTGCGTGCAACCGAGAGCGTGCATGTTGTGCTCGAGCAGGGCTGCGGTAACGGTATCGGCTTCGACGGCATGGACGGCGCCGCAGACTTGCGCAAACGCGTGTGTGTCGCTGCCGACACCCGCGCACCATTCGCGCACTACCTCGCGGCCCGCAAACAGCGAGGCGTGGAAGGACGCAGCGGAGGCGGACGATGCTTGCTCCGCTCCCGTCCGTGTGTAGAGCGCCCGTGGACCAAGGGCCGTTTTCCCTGCCGCGCGCCGGCGCAGCTCCCACTGCTCGGCCGCCGCGGCGAACAATGCCGGCGGAAGATCGGGAAAGGCGGCACGCAGATGCGTTTGGATTCTGAGTGAATCCCTGTATTTTTCATGGAATTGACCGTACGCCGCATGTACGGCTTCAAAACGATCCGAGAGGAGAAAGTGAAGCTGTGCGTCGGTGAGTTCCATACACTTCGAAGATGATGCTGACGGAGCACGCAGGCGCTATGTTTGTGTTGTATGCCGCCACGACTGCAGATACAATATGCAAATTCGATCTCTGATTCCGCTCCTGCTCCTCATTCTTGTCGTGTCTGTTCCGTTGCTCCGTTCCCAGGACCAGAAGGGGGGCGTTAAGGGTTTTGTTTCCGACTCGGCGAACGGTGAACGCCTGTCGCTGGTCAACATCGTGATCGTGTCGAAAGGCATGGGAGCCGCGACCGACCACAATGGTTTTTACTTCATCGGCAACATACCCGCGGGTACCGTCACAGTGCGCGCAACCATCATCGGATACCGCACCGTCGAGAGGCAGGTACGCATCGAGGCGGGTAAAATCGTGTCCGCGAACTTTCTTCTCGCGCCCAATCCCGTGATGATGGAGGGCGTCGAGCAAGTGGCCGAACGCCATGTGCGCTACGACACCGAGATTTCGACGCAGCCGATCGGCATACGCGAGATCGAAATCGTTCCCACCATCGTCGAGAAGGATCTGTTCCGCACTCTCTCCGTGCTGCCAGGCGTGGTGGCGACGAGCGACGTCAGCAGCCAGTTCTACGTGCGCGGCGGCGGCGGCGATCAGAACCTCATCGTGCTCGACGGCATGACGATTTACAATCCCTTCCACGCGCTCGGCATCTTTTCGATCTTCGACGCCGACGCGATCAAGGAGGCCGAGATACTGAAGGGCGGCTTCCCCGCGCAATGGGGCAACCGGCTTTCGTCGGTCATCAACATCCGCACGCGCGAGGGCAACAAGAACCGCTTCGCGGGAAAACTGAACGCGAGTCTCGTGGCGGGAAAGGTGATGCTCGAGGGTCCGACACCATGGGACGGATCGTGGATGATTGCCGGCCGCAAGAGTTTCCTCGACGACATGCTGCAGAAGTTCGTGAAGAGCGAAACACCGTTCGACTTCTACGATCTTATCGCGCGTGTGAACCACAGCACCGGCGAGAACGGGCGCATCTCTTTCCACTCCCTGCTCAGCGGTGATATCATCCGCCCCGCGTCGGCCGTGGAACCGGAATACCTCTGGAACAACCGCGCCTACGGTCTTACCTGGTTCCAGGTGCTCGAGAACAAATACCTCATCGAGACCACCTTCTCGATGAGCGCCTTCAACGGCGAGCTGCGTCCGCGCGAGAATTCCTCGGTCACCGCGCGCTCCTCGGAGGTGAACGACTCGTACTTCAACGGGGGCGTCACATATTTCCAGCAAAGCGGCGATATGTACGGCGCGGGTTTTATGTTCCGCTTCCCCGAATACAAGTATTCGTTTACAAACGCCGCGAATTACCGCCGCGAGATCAGCGAGCGCAACAGCGAAACAGGCATCTGGTTCCGGTACAAACTCAAGCAGCTCAATCCGTTCTCCATCGAGGCCGGCATCCGCTCCGATCTGTTTTCGGTGCTCTCTGCAAATTCCGGCGACGCTTTCGAACCGCGCCTCTCCGTCGGCT from Ignavibacteriota bacterium carries:
- a CDS encoding TonB-dependent receptor, producing the protein MQIRSLIPLLLLILVVSVPLLRSQDQKGGVKGFVSDSANGERLSLVNIVIVSKGMGAATDHNGFYFIGNIPAGTVTVRATIIGYRTVERQVRIEAGKIVSANFLLAPNPVMMEGVEQVAERHVRYDTEISTQPIGIREIEIVPTIVEKDLFRTLSVLPGVVATSDVSSQFYVRGGGGDQNLIVLDGMTIYNPFHALGIFSIFDADAIKEAEILKGGFPAQWGNRLSSVINIRTREGNKNRFAGKLNASLVAGKVMLEGPTPWDGSWMIAGRKSFLDDMLQKFVKSETPFDFYDLIARVNHSTGENGRISFHSLLSGDIIRPASAVEPEYLWNNRAYGLTWFQVLENKYLIETTFSMSAFNGELRPRENSSVTARSSEVNDSYFNGGVTYFQQSGDMYGAGFMFRFPEYKYSFTNAANYRREISERNSETGIWFRYKLKQLNPFSIEAGIRSDLFSVLSANSGDAFEPRLSVGYDVSAAHSVKLSYSRVHQRMMTITNEDDVVSLFETWIPISSDMPSQRADHFIFAVDGTAGFVPGLNFNVQAYYKDMANLVEYNRDKVDASDPDFVSADGRSYGLELFIEEKHPVYYGWLSYTLSFTERSVGNFTYSPRYDRRHNLNLLAGVRPGGGWDIGLRWEFGSGLPFTQIMGFYDRLLFGGLFDGTGYGGEKGLPYTILGDKNRGRLPSYHRLDFNVAKTFRFGWVNIIAEGSIINVYNRKNMFYYNQTTGQRIDMLPFLPTVNLKVEF